Within the Streptomyces sp. YIM 121038 genome, the region CCGACCATGATGTCCTTGTTGACGGCCTTCAGCGCTGTGTAGACGCGGTTGTACAGCTCGGTGTAGCCCTCGTAGTCCCAGCGGTGCTCGGTGCTGTTCCAGAAGCCCTTCAGTTCGTTCCAGACGATGAAGTGCCGTACGTCCGGATAGCGCTTGGCGACGGTGGCGGCGAGCCGGGCGAAGTCGTCGAAGTGCTCGGGCTCCGGGGCGGTCTCCAGGGAGCTCTTGCTCCAGTTCGTGTGGTCGGAGCCGGGCGTGCCGCCCTTCATCCAGTCGGGGGCGCAGCACAGGGTGACGACGGGCGTGCCGCCGGTGGCGCGGATGAAGTCGACGCGGCGGTCCATGGCGCCGAAGTCGTAGCGCCCCTGCACCGGTTCGGGGTTGCCCGAGCCCCAGCCCATGATGTGCTGGATCTGCGGCAGCGGGCGCGGCTGGCCCTTGAGCAGCTTCTCGGCGCGCGCGACGGCGGCGTCCTCGCCCTGGTCCGCGCTGTGCTGGGTGTGCGTGAAGCCCCAGCCGACCTGGGCCTCTCCCCGGGGCGGCGGGTCCATGGGCGTGCCGTGCACCTTGTCGCCGTCCTTGGTGGTGCCCGCGGTGCTGCCGCCGCGCTCGTCGGGCAGCGTGAGCACGGTCAGGACCAGGGCCAGAGCGGCCGCACCAACGCCGAGCAGAGCGGCGAGACGCCACTTCCGCGCATCCGAGTTCCACCCATGCCGTCGCATCGAGGGTCAGCGTAACGGCGACGATTCCCGGTCGGGCGCGTTCCGTACGAGTGTCCGGGACTGGCGCGTGGCGTTCGGGCGGAGTACCGAAACCGGGGTGCACAGGGGCGCGTCCGTGGCGGATCATGGCGGCATGTCTGCGAACCCTCAGGACGCCCTGCCGATCCGGCTCAACGTCGACGACAGCGACTCCCCGTCGGACGTCGTCGACGCGCTGTTCCTCGGCCGCTTCGCGACGGGCGAGCAGCCGTACTCGCACAGTGCGAACATCGACCGGGTGAAGGCGGGCTCGACGCTGCTGCCGCCGGACGCCCGCGTGCTGCGGGCCGCCCGCGACGACGACCGCAGCGCGACGCTCGCCGAGGGCGAGGGCTGGACGCTGCTCGTCTCGCGATGGAACCGGGGCGCGGACGTCACGGTCACGGCGACCACCGCGGAGCTCGCCGAGGACGTCCTGAAACGGGCCACGGACGGCGCGCAGGACGACCCGGAGCCCCAGCCGGAGAACGTGACCATGGGGTTCTGGTACGTCTCACCGCGGCGCGGCCCGTACCGCACGACGCGGCAGATCTCCGCCGGCACGTGGTCGGAGGTGCGGCAGAACTACACCGCGCCGGTGGCCGACGCCATGGACAAGCTGATGAAGACGACGCCGGAGGACATCTCCGGGCGGCTCCTGCTGCTGCACGGTCCGCCCGGCACGGGCAAGACGTCGGCGCTGCGCACGCTCGCGCGCTCCTGGCGCGACTGGTGCCAGGTGGACTGCGTCCTGGATCCGGAGCGCCTGTTCACGGACGTCGGCTATCTGATGGACATCGCCATCGGAGAGGACGAGGGCACGGCGAAGGGCCGCTGGCGGCTGCTGCTCCTGGAGGACTGCGACGAACTGATCCGCGGCGAGGCCAAGCACACGGCGGGCCAGGCCCTCTCGCGCCTGCTCAACCTCACGGACGGACTGCTCGGCCAGGGCCGCAACGTGCTGGTGGGGGTCACCACCAACGAGGACCTGGAGCGGCTGCACCCCGCGGTGGTGCGGCCCGGGCGGTGTCTGGCCCGGATCGAGGTGGGGGCGCTCACCCGCGCCGAGTCGGTGAGCTGGCTCGGCACCACCGAGGGCGTCTCGCGCGAGGGCGCGACCCTGGCCGAGCTGTACGCCCTGCGCCGGGGCACGACCCCGCCGTCCATCCCGTCCACCCGGGACAGCACGGACGCGGGGCTGTACTTGTAGCCCTGAGCGCCTTCCTGCTGTGGGCAACCGTTGCACCGGGCTCAGGCAGGGGAGCCGTAAGCCGCACGCAAGGCATCGCGGACCGCCGAGGCCGCCTCGGTCTCGGAGAGGCCAAGGCGGCGGACCTGCTCGGCATAGGCCTGCGCGGCCCCGGCCGCCGCACGAGCCCCGGCTTCGCGTGCCGCCGCGACGAACGTCCCGTGCCGCCCCCGCGTCTCGACCGCCCCGTCCGCCTCCAGCGCCCGGTACGCCTTGGCCACGGTGTTCGCCGCGAGCCCGAGCTCCTCGGCGAGCCCGCGTACCGTCGGCAGCTTGTAGCCGACGGGCAGCAGCCCGCCCCGCGCCTGCTCGGCGATCTGCGTCCGCACCTGTTCGAACGGCGGCGCGGCGCCCGCGCCTTCCTTGATGACGATCTTCAGAGCCACCCGCCGATTGTCCCGCACCGGCGGAAATTCGGAGGCACCCGGGCCCGCCTCGCGCGTACCGTCCGGGCCATGACTGAGATCCGGGTGCGTGACCTGCGCACCTTCGACCCGCGGGACACCGCCGCCTACGCGGCGGTGCGGCGCGCGGCGGTGCCCGCGCTGCTGGCCACCGCCGCGTCCGTGGCGTACTCCTGCGCGTACGCCCACCCCGACGCCCGCTACCGCGCGCTGGTCGCGGAGGCGGACGGCGAGGTCGTCGGCACGGCCCAGGTGGGCATCGCGCACGACAGCCCGGAGCCGGGCCAGGGCTTCCTCAACGTCTATGTGCACCCGGAGCGGTGCGGCCTGGGCGCGGGCTCGCTGCTCGTGCGCACGGCGGAGGAGCACCTCGCGGCCGAGGGCGCGACGGCGCTGTACTCGTGGGTCCTCGACACGCCGCGCGACCGGGCGTTCGCGGCCCGGCGCGGCTACCGTGCGAGCCGTACCGCGCACTTCCTCCGCCTCGACCTGGCGCGGGGCGGACTGCCGCCGCTCGCCGAGCCGCCCCCGGGGGTCGAACTGCGCTCGGCGGCCGACTTCCGGGACGACCCGCGCCCCCTGTTCGCCCTGGACGCGGAGACCGTGGCGGACGAACCGGGCGACGTGACCGCGCAGTTCACGGACTACGCGCACTGGCTCACCGAGACCTGGCGCCACCCGCTCCTGAACCACGAGCTGACCACGGTGGCCGTGGTGGACGGGGAGCCCGCCGCGTTCACGCTGGCGCACACCGACGACGCGTCCCGGTACGCGTCGGGCATGACCGGCACGGCCCGCGCCCACCGGGGCCGCGGCCTGGCCAAGCTCGCGAAGAACGCCTCGCTGCACCGGGCGCGGGCGGCGGGCTTCGCGGAGGCGTTCACGGGCAACGACAGCGAGAACGGCCCGATGGCCGCGATCAACCAGTGGTTCGGTTACGAGATCCATGACACGGAGGTCCGTCATGTCCGTTCTGTCGACTGACGTCGAGCCCTCGGCCGACGTCGAGGTCGAGCTGCGCAAGGCGGGGCGCACGAAGATCCGCTATCCGGCCCGGCTGCTCGCGGACGACGGCACCCGCGTCACGGTCCGCGCGCCCTGGGCGGGCGCGGGCGTACGGGACTTCGGCTTCGTCCGCTTCGAGCCGGGCGACACGTTCGTGGAGCACTACTGGCGCGACCGCTGGTACGCCGTGAAGGAGGTGTACGCCGCGGACGGCGCGCTCAAGGGCTGGTACTGCGACGTGACCCGGCCCGCCGTCCGCGGCGGCGCCGTCCTCACCGTCGAGGACCTGGACCTCGACCTGTGGTGCGCGGCGGACGGCAGTGCCGTGCTGCGCCTGGACGAGGACGAGTTCGCGGCGAGCGGCATCACCGCGGCCGACCCGACCGCGGCCGCCGCGGCCGTGCGGGCCCTGGACGAGCTGGAGCGGCTCGCCGAGCGGGGGCTCCTCCCGAGGTCGTCCGCGGCCCTTCCGCCCCAGCCTAAGGAGTAATCCAGTTTGCCTAAAGCCTTTAGGTAACTGCATAATCGGTTCTGTCGAAGGAGAGGACCGATATGGCACGCGTGGGACTGACCCCGGAACGCCTGACCCGGGCGGGCGCGGAGCTGGCCGACGAGGTCGGCTTCGACCAGGTGACCGTCTCGGCGCTCGCCCGGCGGTTCGACGTCAAGGTCGCGAGCCTGTACTCGCACGTGAAGAACTCCCAGGACCTCAGGACGAGGATCGCCCTGCTGGCCCTGGGAGAACTTGCCGACCGGGCCGCCGACGCGCTGGCCGGGCGCTCCGGCAAGGACGCGCTGACCGCCTTCGCGCACGTCTACCGCGACTACGCCAAGGAGCACCCCGGGCGCTACGCCGCGGCCCGGCTGCGGCTCGACCCCGAGACGGCGGCCGCGAGCGCGGGCGTCCGGCACGCGGCGATGATGCGGGCGATCCTGCGCGGCTACGACCTGGCGGAGCCGGACCAGACCCACGCGGTCCGGCTGCTCGGCAGCGTCTTCCACGGCTACGTCAGCCTGGAGACGGCGGGCGGATTCAGCCACAGCGAGCCGGACCCGCAGGAGAGCTGGGTCCGGATCCTGGACTCCCTCGACGCCCTGCTGCGGAACTGGCCCGCGCCCTGAGACACGTGCTCCGGCCCCGCCGTGTCCCGCCCCGACCGGGGGCACGGCGGCCGCGTCCTGCCCGGAGACACCGTGCCCCTCGGACCCTGCCCTGCCCGGAGGCACCACGCGGGCGCGCCCTGCCCCGCCCTGGATCACCGCGCGGCTCGCGCCCCGCCCGGACATCACTTCCCCACCCCACCCCAACAGGCTGAGACATGCGTACCGAGCACCCCTTGACCACCATCCCTCTCACCGCCGGCCTGCTGCGCGGCGCCCTCGACCTGGAGCGCACCGCGCACGGGCTGCTGCCGCACCGGCTGCCCGCGCGGGCCCGCGCCCAGTGCGCCGACGGCCAGCTCGCCATGGCGGAGTCCCAGCCCTCCGGCGTACGCGTCGCCTTCCGCAGCCGGGCCACGGTCGTGGAACTGGACGCGCTGCCCACCAAGCGGGTCTACGCGGGCGCGCCGCCGCGGCCCGACGGCGTCTACGACCTGCTCGTCGACGGCGACCTCGTGGGCCGGGAGAGCCTGGCCGAGGGCAACACCCTGACCATCGACATGGCCGCCGGGTCCGCCGAGACGCGGCCGGGTCCGGCCGGCACCCTGCGCTTCGCGGGCCTGCCGGACCGCGACAAGGACATCGAGATCTGGCTGCCGCACAACGAGACCACCGAGCTCGTCGCGCTGCGCGCCGACGCCCCGGTCGCGCCGCTGCCCGAGCGCGGCCGCAAGGTGTGGCTGCACCACGGCAGTTCGATCAGCCACGGCTCCGACGCCGCGAGCCCCACCACCATCTGGCCCGCGCTCGCCGCGGCGCTCGGCGGCGTGGAGCTGATCAACCTGGGCCTCGGCGGCAGCGCGCTGCTCGACCCGTTCACCGCCCGCGCCCTGCGGGACACACCAGCCGACCTGATCAGCGTCAAGCTGGGCATCAACGTGGTCAACGCCGACCTGATGCGGCTGCGCGCCTTCGGACCGGCCGTCCACGGCTTCCTCGACACCATCCGTGAGGGCCACCCCGACGCCCCGCTCCTCGTCGTCTCGCCCATCCTGTGCCCCATCCACGAGGACACGCCGGGACCCAGCGCGCCGGACTTCAGCGGCGTCGGCGAAGGCAGGCTCCGGTTCGTGGCCGCGGGCGACCCCGCGGAGCGCGCCGCCGGGAAGCTGACGCTCACCGTCATCCGCGACGAGCTGTCCCGCATCGTGCGGCAGCGGGCCGCCGAGGACCCGAACCTGCACTACCTCGACGGCCGCGCCCTCTACGGCGAGGCCGACGCCGCCCGCCTCCCCCTGCCGGACAACCTCCACCCGGACGCCGCGACCCATCAGCGCATGGGCGAGCGTTTCGCCGCGCTCGCCTTCGCTTCCGACGGCGCGTTCACGGCCCTGTAAGGGGCGCGGGGAACCGGCCGTCAGGCCAGCACGGCCTTGCGGTAGTGGAAGCGGTCGTAGATCCCCTCGACGCGCCGCTCCACGAACTCGTAGCCGAAGCGCGGGTAGAGCTTCTGGTTCTCCCACATCATCGCGTTGGTGTAGAGCCGTATCTCGGGCAGGCCCAGGCCGCGCGCGTGCTCCTCGACGAACTCCAGGAGGCGCCGGCCGAGGCCGGTGCCCTTGGCGTCGGGGTGGACGGCGATGTTGTCCAGGTACAGATGGTCGTCGTACGCGTAGACGACCACCAGGCCGACGACGGCGCCCTCCGGGGTCTCGGCGACGTGCACCCGCCCCGCCGCCACGTTCTGGGCGTGGTCCGACTCCATGGGGGCGGGCACACGGCCGATGCGCTCGATGTAGTGGTGGTACGCCGCGTGCGTGATCGCCCGCACGGCGGGCACGTCGGCGGCGGTGGCGGGGCGGACGGCGGCCTGCGCGCCGGCCGGGGTGATCTTGTCGGTCATTCCCTCACCGTACGGCGGAAGTTCAGCAGGCGGCGCGCCGGTTTCCGCAGCAGGGGCCAGAGCAGGATCAGCCCGATCAGCGCGTAGACGCTGACCGAGAAGGGCGTGTCGACCAGGCCCCGGACGCTGCCGTCGCTGATCTGCAGGGCGCGGCGCAGCTGTTGCTCGGCGTTCGGGCCGAGGATGACGCCGATGACCGCGGGCAGGACCGGCAGGCCGTAGCGGCGCATGCCGAAGCCGATCAGGCCGATGACGAGCAGGATGACCAGGTCGAACGCCTCGCCGCCGACGGCGTACGCGCCGACCGCGGCGAAGAACAGGATCCCGGCGTACAGGTACGGGCGCGGGATGCGCAGCAGCTTCGCCCACACGGGCGCCAGCGGCAGGTTCAGGGCGAGGAGCAGCACCATGCCGACGAACAGGGACGCGATCAGGCCCCACACCAGCTCCGACTCGCGCTCGAACAGCAGGGGTCCGGGCTGGATCCCGTACTGCTGGAAGG harbors:
- a CDS encoding xylan 1,4-beta-xylosidase, giving the protein MRRHGWNSDARKWRLAALLGVGAAALALVLTVLTLPDERGGSTAGTTKDGDKVHGTPMDPPPRGEAQVGWGFTHTQHSADQGEDAAVARAEKLLKGQPRPLPQIQHIMGWGSGNPEPVQGRYDFGAMDRRVDFIRATGGTPVVTLCCAPDWMKGGTPGSDHTNWSKSSLETAPEPEHFDDFARLAATVAKRYPDVRHFIVWNELKGFWNSTEHRWDYEGYTELYNRVYTALKAVNKDIMVGGPYVVLNSVDPRQTDGVSKELKGPWGAMDQRSLDAFDYWNKHKKGADFVVVDGASYTVDDELVPDAFTATEKFTDVSRWLRERSGDLPLWWAEYYVEPGDGEDERDGWSEAHRVAVHAAGLMALARGGTTSGFYWNPQKRGECAGCLWSSTQLADGGRGKPILDLLGKFSAAFPPGTRYEKVTVADDDVPNVRVLADDATVLVVNTLDRPISALVDGKRFDLAGYGVKWLKR
- a CDS encoding DUF5925 domain-containing protein, producing MSANPQDALPIRLNVDDSDSPSDVVDALFLGRFATGEQPYSHSANIDRVKAGSTLLPPDARVLRAARDDDRSATLAEGEGWTLLVSRWNRGADVTVTATTAELAEDVLKRATDGAQDDPEPQPENVTMGFWYVSPRRGPYRTTRQISAGTWSEVRQNYTAPVADAMDKLMKTTPEDISGRLLLLHGPPGTGKTSALRTLARSWRDWCQVDCVLDPERLFTDVGYLMDIAIGEDEGTAKGRWRLLLLEDCDELIRGEAKHTAGQALSRLLNLTDGLLGQGRNVLVGVTTNEDLERLHPAVVRPGRCLARIEVGALTRAESVSWLGTTEGVSREGATLAELYALRRGTTPPSIPSTRDSTDAGLYL
- a CDS encoding GntR family transcriptional regulator, which produces MALKIVIKEGAGAAPPFEQVRTQIAEQARGGLLPVGYKLPTVRGLAEELGLAANTVAKAYRALEADGAVETRGRHGTFVAAAREAGARAAAGAAQAYAEQVRRLGLSETEAASAVRDALRAAYGSPA
- a CDS encoding GNAT family N-acetyltransferase gives rise to the protein MTEIRVRDLRTFDPRDTAAYAAVRRAAVPALLATAASVAYSCAYAHPDARYRALVAEADGEVVGTAQVGIAHDSPEPGQGFLNVYVHPERCGLGAGSLLVRTAEEHLAAEGATALYSWVLDTPRDRAFAARRGYRASRTAHFLRLDLARGGLPPLAEPPPGVELRSAADFRDDPRPLFALDAETVADEPGDVTAQFTDYAHWLTETWRHPLLNHELTTVAVVDGEPAAFTLAHTDDASRYASGMTGTARAHRGRGLAKLAKNASLHRARAAGFAEAFTGNDSENGPMAAINQWFGYEIHDTEVRHVRSVD
- a CDS encoding DUF402 domain-containing protein codes for the protein MSVLSTDVEPSADVEVELRKAGRTKIRYPARLLADDGTRVTVRAPWAGAGVRDFGFVRFEPGDTFVEHYWRDRWYAVKEVYAADGALKGWYCDVTRPAVRGGAVLTVEDLDLDLWCAADGSAVLRLDEDEFAASGITAADPTAAAAAVRALDELERLAERGLLPRSSAALPPQPKE
- a CDS encoding TetR/AcrR family transcriptional regulator; the protein is MARVGLTPERLTRAGAELADEVGFDQVTVSALARRFDVKVASLYSHVKNSQDLRTRIALLALGELADRAADALAGRSGKDALTAFAHVYRDYAKEHPGRYAAARLRLDPETAAASAGVRHAAMMRAILRGYDLAEPDQTHAVRLLGSVFHGYVSLETAGGFSHSEPDPQESWVRILDSLDALLRNWPAP
- a CDS encoding GDSL-type esterase/lipase family protein is translated as MRTEHPLTTIPLTAGLLRGALDLERTAHGLLPHRLPARARAQCADGQLAMAESQPSGVRVAFRSRATVVELDALPTKRVYAGAPPRPDGVYDLLVDGDLVGRESLAEGNTLTIDMAAGSAETRPGPAGTLRFAGLPDRDKDIEIWLPHNETTELVALRADAPVAPLPERGRKVWLHHGSSISHGSDAASPTTIWPALAAALGGVELINLGLGGSALLDPFTARALRDTPADLISVKLGINVVNADLMRLRAFGPAVHGFLDTIREGHPDAPLLVVSPILCPIHEDTPGPSAPDFSGVGEGRLRFVAAGDPAERAAGKLTLTVIRDELSRIVRQRAAEDPNLHYLDGRALYGEADAARLPLPDNLHPDAATHQRMGERFAALAFASDGAFTAL
- a CDS encoding GNAT family N-acetyltransferase; the encoded protein is MTDKITPAGAQAAVRPATAADVPAVRAITHAAYHHYIERIGRVPAPMESDHAQNVAAGRVHVAETPEGAVVGLVVVYAYDDHLYLDNIAVHPDAKGTGLGRRLLEFVEEHARGLGLPEIRLYTNAMMWENQKLYPRFGYEFVERRVEGIYDRFHYRKAVLA